In one Sesamum indicum cultivar Zhongzhi No. 13 linkage group LG12, S_indicum_v1.0, whole genome shotgun sequence genomic region, the following are encoded:
- the LOC105175493 gene encoding stem-specific protein TSJT1, translating into MLAVFKNGVVDPPKELHSPASSKAVGKDKTPEETLKDCLASDPNNGVSLDFLNKVIMAYVPPRPLGMPHQRLFCSVDDVHCMFLGNLNNLCNLNKQYGLSKGGNEAMFVIEAYRTLRDRSPIPAHQVLKELEGSFAFVIYDHRSDTVFVALGADKAVNLFWGVAADGSVMISDDVSLIKASCRKSFAPFPPGCMYHSDRGLISFEHPMYKMKAMPRVDSEGAMCGAYFAVDAYSKVNSMPRVGSEANWATWG; encoded by the exons atgtTGGCTGTATTCAAGAATGGTGTGGTGGATCCACCAAAAGAGTTGCATAGCCCAGCTTCATCCAAGGCTGTTGGGAAAGACAAGACTCCAGAGGAGACTCTCAAGGATTGCTTGGCTTCAGATCCTAACAATGGCGTCTCCCTTGATTTCTTAAACAAGGTTATCATGGCTTACGTCCCACCTCGACCCTTGGGCATGCCACACCAGAG GTTGTTCTGTAGTGTGGATGATGTACACTGCATGTTCTTGGGGAATTTGAACAACTTGTGCAACCTCAATAAGCAATATGGGCTTTCAAAGGGTGGAAATGAAGCCATGTTTGTGATTGAGGCCTACCGGACCCTCCGTGACAGGAGCCCAATTCCGGCCCATCAGGTCCTTAAGGAGCTAGAGGGCAGTTTTGCATTTGTGATCTATGATCACAGATCTGATACTGTGTTTGTTGCCCTT GGTGCTGATAAAGCAGTGAACCTGTTCTGGGGTGTAGCAGCTGATGGCTCTGTCATGATCTCAGATGATGTTTCCCTCATAAAAGCAAGCTGTAGAAAATCATTCGCTCCATTCCCACCTG GTTGCATGTACCATAGCGACAGGGGACTGATAAGCTTTGAGCATCCAATGTATAAGATGAAAGCCATGCCTAGAGTTGATAGTGAAGGGGCAATGTGTGGAGCATATTTTGCAGTGGATGCCTATTCTAAGGTTAATAGCATGCCTCGGGTCGGGAGTGAAGCCAACTGGGCAACCTGGGGCTGA
- the LOC110013002 gene encoding mediator of RNA polymerase II transcription subunit 16-like, which produces MDLCRRTSGLAHPLPVSQVGSSNIQVRLHYIDGNYTVLPEVVEASLGPHMQNMPRPRGADAAGLLLRELELHPPAEEWHKRNMFGGPWSDTDDTSLSDDSTKYSSSMDLLDSGSSENGDVYNGTPTLWPRKRRMSERDAAFGLNTSVGLGAYYGIMGSRRDVVTAVWKTGLEGVWYKCIRCLRQTSAFASPGCGSHPNQNEKEIWWISRWAYGCPMCGGAWVRVV; this is translated from the exons ATGGATCTTTGTCGACGGACATCAGGATTGGCACATCCATTGCCTGTTTCCCAGGTTGGGAGCAGCAATATCCAGGTCCGCCTTCATTACATAGATGGAAACTATACTGTTTTACCAGAGGTTGTAGAAGCATCACTTGGCCCTCATATGCAG AATATGCCCCGGCCTAGAGGTGCAGATGCCGCCGGTTTGCTCCTGCGGGAGTTGGAACTCCACCCTCCAGCCGAAGAATGGCACAAGAGGAATATGTTTGGTGGTCCCTGGTCAGATACTGATGATACGAGTCTTTCAGATGACAGTACTAAATATAGCAGCTCAATGGATTTGCTTGACTCAGGTTCATCTGAAAATGGTGATGTTTATAATGGAACTCCAACCTTGTGGCCGAGAAAGCGCAGGATGTCCGAACGAGATGCAGCATTTGGATTGAACACTTCGGTGGGCCTTGGGGCATATTATGGTATTATGGGATCCCGAAGGGATGTTGTGACAGCTGTCTGGAAAACAGGGCTGGAAGGAGTGTGGTACAAG TGCATAAGATGCTTGCGGCAGACGTCTGCTTTTGCTTCACCTGGTTGTGGTAGTCATCCTAATcagaatgagaaagaaatatgGTGGATCAGCCGTTGGGCGTATGGATGTCCAATGTGTGGAGGAGCATGGGTTCGAGTCGTGTAA
- the LOC105175494 gene encoding mediator of RNA polymerase II transcription subunit 16, whose protein sequence is MNNTINNTTPNQPPQAPASATGAKESEEESASPGSHSSAKNSSEKADAATGEEDVVMMEKDSAAAGVNSVDDPMEEDSVNPATVFCIKLKQPKSNLLHKMSVPELCRTFSAVAWCGKLNAIACASETCARIPSSTTNPPFWIPIHIVIPERPTECTVFSVIADSPRDSVQFIEWSPTSCPRALLIANFHGRITIWTQPSQGPANLVKEASCWQLEHEWRQDIAVVTKWLSGVSPYRWLSARSSGSTKSTFEEKFLSQQPNVPAGWPNFLCVCSVFSSGSIQLHWSQWPPNQTGARSKWFCTSKGLLGAGPSGIMAADAIVTDSGAMHVAGVPIVNPSTVVVWEVTPGPGNGFQATPKSSVNNEVPPSLNPPSWDGFAPLAAYLFSWQEFLLLEAKQGKKQTEQDYSDMVALHCSPVSNFSAYVSPEAAAQSAATTTWGSGVTAVAFDPTRGGSVISVVIVEGQYMSPYDPDEGPSVTGWRVQRWESTVENVVIHQIFGNPSSNFGGLAPKQTVWVSKVIKCIPASSEFKCPGAAQVPAVCDGKSTLESGVENAKKRVSFDPFDLPSDIRTLARIVYSAHGGEIAVSFLRGGVHVFSGANFTAVDSYQINVGSAIAAPAFSSTSCCSASVWHDISKDCTILKIIRVLPPPVPSSQAKANSATWERAIAERFWWSLLVGVDWWDAVGCTQSAAEDGIVSLNSVIAVLDADFHSLPSTQHRQQYGPNLDRIKCRLLEGTTAQEVRAMVLDMQARLLLDMLGKGIESALINPSALVQEPWQASGETLSGIDPEAMAVEPALVLSIQVNFSECLANFPGLR, encoded by the exons ATGAATAATACTATCAATAATACCACTCCTAATCAACCCCCACAAGCACCAGCATCAGCCACTGGTGCTAAGGAATCTGAGGAGGAATCCGCTTCTCCTGGATCTCATTCGTCTGCCAAGAATTCTTCGGAAAAAGCCGACGCTGCCACAGGGGAAGAGGACGTGGTGATGATGGAGAAGGACTCTGCGGCGGCCGGTGTGAATTCGGTGGACGACCCCATGGAGGAGGATTCTGTGAACCCAGCTACCGTTTTCTGCATCAAGCTTAAGCAGCCCAAGTCTAATTTGCTGCATAAAATGAGCGTGCCGGAGCTCTGCCGCACTTTTAG TGCTGTTGCTTGGTGTGGGAAGTTGAATGCCATAGCTTGTGCATCAGAAACTTGTGCAAGAATCCCAAG TTCAACTACCAACCCTCCATTTTGGATCCCCATACATATCGTAATTCCAGAGCGACCAACCGAGTGTACAGTTTTCAGTGTTATAGCAG ATTCCCCTCGCGACTCTGTTCAGTTCATTGAGTGGTCGCCTACTTCATGTCCCCGTGCACTGCTTATAGCTAATTTCCATGGCCGGATAACCATTTGGACTCAGCCTTCCCAG GGACCAGCAAATCTTGTAAAAGAGGCTAGTTGCTGGCAGCTGGAACATGAGTGGCGACAGGATATCGCAGTTGTTACGAAGTGGTTGTCAGGAGTTTCTCCA TATAGGTGGCTCTCAGCTAGATCCAGTGGTTCCACAAAGTCTACGTTTGAGGAGAAATTCCTTTCACAGCAACCAAATGTGCCAG CTGGTTGGCCaaattttctttgtgtttGCTCTGTTTTCTCTTCTGGCTCTATTCAGCTCCACTGGTCCCAATGGCCACCTAATCAGACTGGTGCACGGTCCAAGTGGTTTTGCACAAGTAAAGGTCTTTTGGGAGCTGGGCCTAGTGGAATAATGGCTGCTGATGCTATTGTTACAGATTCCGGAGCCATGCATGTGGCTGGTGTTCCCATTGTTAACCCATCAACTGTTGTCGTCTGGGAAGTCACACCAGGCCCAGGCAATGGTTTCCAAGCGACCCCAAAGTCAAGTGTGAATAATGAAGTTCCACCATCACTTAACCCTCCTTCCTGGGATGGTTTTGCCCCGTTAGCTGCATACTTATTTAGTTGGCAGGAGTTTTTGTTATTAGAAGCTAAACAAGGGAAAAAACAGACAGAGCAAGATTACAGTGATATGGTTGCACTTCATTGTTCTCCAGTTTCAAACTTTTCTGCATATGTCAGTCCTGAGGCTGCTGCTCAATCAGCAGCAACCACAACTTGGGGTTCTGGTGTTACTGCAGTTGCCTTTGATCCAACACGTGGTGGTTCGGTGATATCTGTTGTGATAGTTGAAG GGCAGTACATGTCCCCTTATGATCCTGACGAGGGTCCTTCAGTCACAGGCTGGAGAGTTCAACGTTGGGAATCAACTGTTGAGAATGTTGTGATCCATCAGATATTTGGAAACCCTAGTTCTAACTTTGGTGGGCTAGCACCTAAGCAAACAGTGTGGGTGAGTAAGGTGATTAAATGCATTCCAGCATCTAGCGAGTTTAAGTGTCCTGGAGCAGCACAAGTTCCAGCAGTATGTGATGGAAAAAGTACTCTTGAATCTGGTGTTGAGAATGCAAAAAAAAGGGTCAGTTTTGATCCCTTCGATCTGCCTAGTGATATTAGAACTCTTGCTCGGATTGTATATTCTGCTCATGGTGGTGAGATTGCTGTTTCTTTTCTACGAGGTGGGGTTCATGTTTTCTCTGGTGCAAACTTCACAGCTGTTGATAGCTACCAGATTAATGTTGGCTCTGCCATTGCTGCTCCTGCTTTCTCTTCTACTAGTTGCTGTTCAGCTTCTGTTTGGCATGATATTAGCAAGGACTGtactatattaaaaattattcggGTTCTTCCTCCTCCTGTTCCGAGTAGTCAAGCAAAAGCTAATTCTGCCACATGGGAGCGGGCTATTGCTGAGAG ATTTTGGTGGAGTCTTTTGGTGGGAGTTGATTGGTGGGATGCTGTTGGCTGTACACAGAGTGCTGCAGAGGATGGCATTG TTTCCTTGAACAGTGTCATTGCTGTGTTGGATGCTGATTTCCACTCTCTTCCTTCCACTCAGCATAGGCAACAATACGGACCT AATTTGGACAGAATAAAATGTAGGCTACTAGAAGGTACGACTGCTCAAGAGGTTAGGGCTATGGTCCTTGATATGCAAGCGAGGTTGTTGCTGGACATGCTTGGTAAAGGAATTGAATCAGCTTTGATAAATCCTTCAGCCTTGGTGCAAGAGCCTTGGCAAGCATCCGGTGAGACATTATCTGGTATTGACCCTGAAGCAATGGCTGTTGAACCAGCTCTTGTTCTTAGCATCCAGGTTAACTTTTCAGAATGCCTTGCCAATTTTCCTG GTTTACGTTGA
- the LOC105175496 gene encoding probable LRR receptor-like serine/threonine-protein kinase At1g53430 isoform X2 — MGCSCFGASTVRQKRSDRQAHQPKQVEEGALSAKTKSFSYNELRAATNNFHRSNKIGRGGFGTVYKGILGNGTEVAVKTLSAESKQGVREFLTEIDTISNVKHPNLVELLGCCVHGPNQILVYEYLENNSIDRALLGSKRSIKLDWKQRSVICMGTARGLAYLHEELVPHIVHRDIKASNILLDKDFQPKIGDFGLAKLFPDDITHISTRIAGTTGYLAPEYVLGGQLTMKADVYSFGVLTLEIVSGKSSANTNYGGGQKLLVEWWVAS; from the exons ATGGGTTGTAGCTGCTTTGGGGCCTCCACTGTTCGCCAGAAGAGAAGTGATAGGCAGGCTCATCAACCCAAACAAGTCGAAGAAG GGGCCTTAAGTGCAAAGACAAAAAGTTTCTCATACAATGAATTAAGAGCAGCAACAAACAACTTTCATCGAAGTAACAAAATAGGACGAGGAGGTTTTGGTACAGTTTACAAG GGAATTCTTGGAAATGGAACGGAAGTTGCTGTAAAGACACTTTCTGCTGAGTCAAAACAGGGAGTGCGCGAGTTTTTGACTGAGATAGATACCATATCTAATGTCAAACATCCGAACCTCGTTGAGTTGCTTGGTTGCTGTGTCCATGGACCCAACCAGATTTTGGTGTAtgaatatttagaaaataacagCATTGATCGTGCACTATTAG GTTCAAAGAGGTCAATAAAATTGGACTGGAAACAGAGGTCTGTCATTTGCATGGGGACTGCCAGAGGGCTTGCGTATCTTCATGAAGAACTTGTCCCTCACATTGTCCACAGAGACATCAAAGCTAGTAACATACTTCTGGACAAGGACTTTCAACCGAAAATTGGAGACTTTGGATTAGCTAAACTTTTTCCTGATGATATTACTCATATTAGCACAAGAATAGCAGGAACAAC CGGTTACCTGGCACCTGAGTATGTCTTAGGTGGTCAGTTAACTATGAAGGCAGATGTGTATAGCTTTGGGGTTCTAACACTTGAAATTGTAAGCGGCAAGAGCAGTGCAAACACCAATTATGGAGGAGGCCAGAAGTTGCTAGTCGAATGG TGGGTTGCTTCGTAG
- the LOC105175496 gene encoding putative serine/threonine-protein kinase isoform X1 — protein MGCSCFGASTVRQKRSDRQAHQPKQVEEGALSAKTKSFSYNELRAATNNFHRSNKIGRGGFGTVYKGILGNGTEVAVKTLSAESKQGVREFLTEIDTISNVKHPNLVELLGCCVHGPNQILVYEYLENNSIDRALLGSKRSIKLDWKQRSVICMGTARGLAYLHEELVPHIVHRDIKASNILLDKDFQPKIGDFGLAKLFPDDITHISTRIAGTTGYLAPEYVLGGQLTMKADVYSFGVLTLEIVSGKSSANTNYGGGQKLLVEWAWELYEEGKLLDLVDPELEDFREDEVLRYMKVALFCTQANASRRPAMSQVIQMLAKNVRLNEKELTAPGFFEDSREASGKPSKYKSSETSTSHQMSSVPITITQVVAR, from the exons ATGGGTTGTAGCTGCTTTGGGGCCTCCACTGTTCGCCAGAAGAGAAGTGATAGGCAGGCTCATCAACCCAAACAAGTCGAAGAAG GGGCCTTAAGTGCAAAGACAAAAAGTTTCTCATACAATGAATTAAGAGCAGCAACAAACAACTTTCATCGAAGTAACAAAATAGGACGAGGAGGTTTTGGTACAGTTTACAAG GGAATTCTTGGAAATGGAACGGAAGTTGCTGTAAAGACACTTTCTGCTGAGTCAAAACAGGGAGTGCGCGAGTTTTTGACTGAGATAGATACCATATCTAATGTCAAACATCCGAACCTCGTTGAGTTGCTTGGTTGCTGTGTCCATGGACCCAACCAGATTTTGGTGTAtgaatatttagaaaataacagCATTGATCGTGCACTATTAG GTTCAAAGAGGTCAATAAAATTGGACTGGAAACAGAGGTCTGTCATTTGCATGGGGACTGCCAGAGGGCTTGCGTATCTTCATGAAGAACTTGTCCCTCACATTGTCCACAGAGACATCAAAGCTAGTAACATACTTCTGGACAAGGACTTTCAACCGAAAATTGGAGACTTTGGATTAGCTAAACTTTTTCCTGATGATATTACTCATATTAGCACAAGAATAGCAGGAACAAC CGGTTACCTGGCACCTGAGTATGTCTTAGGTGGTCAGTTAACTATGAAGGCAGATGTGTATAGCTTTGGGGTTCTAACACTTGAAATTGTAAGCGGCAAGAGCAGTGCAAACACCAATTATGGAGGAGGCCAGAAGTTGCTAGTCGAATGG GCATGGGAGCTTTATGAAGAAGGGAAACTGCTGGATCTGGTTGACCCAGAACTTGAGGACTTCCGGGAGGATGAGGTCCTCAGGTATATGAAAGTGGCCCTCTTCTGCACTCAAGCAAATGCCAGCAGGAGGCCAGCAATGAGCCAAGTCATTCAGATGCTTGCCAAAAATGTACGGCTAAATGAAAAAGAACTCACAGCTCCAGGTTTCTTCGAAGATTCACGAGAAGCAAGTGGTAAACCATCAAAGTATAAGTCATCCGAAACCTCAACTAGCCACCAAATGAGTTCTGTTCCCATCACAATCACTCAGGTGGTCGCAAGATGA
- the LOC105175497 gene encoding clathrin light chain 2-like — protein sequence MVIYTHQFGAHLRLTYVYIYAISFLYMREKEKPVFPGERWHLSTMRTAWTATRCRIHLTTADTLPMAIPTPPHSAAACTPGYGDTEEVAVDHVNSLDPLGFSSNPQPFGSSGLLPISNGNGSLSYNIGEDSEGIFSSDGPILPPPSEMQEEGFAFREWRRQNAIRLEEKEKREKEMRNQIIEEAEAYKQAFYEKRKLNLETSKTNYREREKLFVASQEKFHEDADKQYWKAIAELIPNEVPNIEKKGRKKDQDKKPSITVIQGPKPGKPTDLSRMRGILVKLKHSPPACMLPPPPAPAKDGKDDNDGKNAKNATDATSNAVKEAVAAAAMDSVSNGTAAESVAPANAPTS from the exons ATGGTAATTTACACACATCAGTTCGGCGCACACTTAAGACTtacgtatgtatatatatatgcaatatcTTTCCTATATATGCGAGAGAAAGAAAAGCCGGTGTTCCCTGGTGAGAGATGGCATCTTTCGACCATGCGTACAGCATGGACGGCGACGCGTTGCCGCATCCATTTGACGACGGCGGATACGCTGCCTATGGCAATTCCTACACCGCCTCACTCCGCAGCGGCTTGCACCCCAGGGTACGGCGACACTGAGGAGGTGGCAGTGGATCACGTGAATAGCCTTGACCCGTTAGGTTTCAGCTCGAATCCTCAACCATTCGGATCATCCGGTTTGCTTCCGATCTCCAATGGCAATGGCAGTTTGTCTTATAACATCGGGGAAGATTCCGAGGGAATATTCAGCTCGGACGGACCGATCCTTCCGCCTCCTAGTGAGATGCAAGAAGAAGGATTTGCTTTTCGCGAATGGCGGAG GCAAAATGCCATTAGGCTGGAGGAGAAGGAGAAGCGGGAAAAGGAAATGCGAAACCAAATCATAGAAGAAGCTGAAGCGTATAAACAAGCTTTTTATGAGAAAAGAAAGCTTAATTTAGAGACTAGCAAGACTAACTAccgagagagagaaaag TTATTCGTGGCCAGCCAAGAAAAATTCCATGAAGATGCTGATAAACAGTACTGGAAAGCCATAGCAGAGCTCATTCCTAATGAAGTGCCCAACATTGAGAAGAAGGGAAGGAAGAAGGATCAAGATAAGAAGCCATCTATCACGGTCATCCAAGGGCCCAAACCTGGTAAACCAACTGATCTTTCAAGGATGCGTGGAATATTGGTGAAGCTCAAACACAGCCCCCCAGCTTGCATGTTACCACCCCCACCTGCTCCCGCTAAGGATGGGAAGGATGACAACgatgggaaaaatgcaaaaaatgcTACGGATGCAACATCTAATGCTGTGAAAGAGGCCGTAGCTGCAGCTGCTATGGACTCTGTTTCGAATGGAACAGCAGCAGAATCTGTTGCCCCAGCTAATGCCCCAACAAGTTGA
- the LOC105175498 gene encoding RNA polymerase II C-terminal domain phosphatase-like 1, protein MYRKLVAVYEGERVLGEAELHPPDVVLGNELREIRISHYSPPSERCPPLAVLHTINATGICFKLESTAKNQDSPLSLLHATCLRDNKTAVASVGGGEIQLVAMHSRKCEGQYPCFWGFNVASSLYNSCLVMLNLRCLGIVFDLDETLIVANTMRSFEDRIEALQRKINSESDPQRVAGMLAEVKRYQDDKSVLKQYAESDQVIDNGKVVKSQSEVVPALSETHQPIVRPLIRLQDRNIILTRINPLIRDTSVLVRLRPAWEDLRSYLTARGRKRFEVFVCTMAERDYALEMWRLLDPESNLINSRELLDRIVCVKSGLRKSLFNVFQAGNCHPKMALVIDDRLKVWDEKDQPRVHVVPAFAPYYAPQAEANNTVPVLCVARNVACNVRGGFFKEFDDGLLPRISGVAYEDDMRDVPSSPDVSNYLISEDDPSASSGNKDSLGFDGMADAEVERRLKEATSASSTVPLPIPNLDPRITPALHYAVPSSSFTVPPQTIHGSAMSFPGQQLSQVTTLLKPPLAQLGQAETTLQSSPAREEGEVPESELDPDTRRRLLILQHGQDMREHPPSESQFPARPSMQVSVPRVQPRGWFPVEEEMSPRQLNQVPPPNAESIPIDKNRARHPPFLHKVEPPIPPGRVLENQRTQKEALPRGDQLRLNQSLPDFHSFSGEDGSVNEPSSANKDLDLEAGQIDPYTETCTGALQDIAFKCGAKVEFKQALVSSTELQFFVEVLFAGERIGEGVGRTRREAQRQAAEGSLLCLADKYLSQLRPDSSHVTGDGSRFANQKDNGVLSDTSSFGHQSMLKEGAVPFSAAPTPRILDPRIEASKKPMGSISALKELCMTEGLGVAFQTQPQFSANPGQKNEVYAQVEINGQVLGKGIGLTWDEAKSEAAEKALGALKSMLGQFPYRHQGSPRSAQGMPNKRVKQEFSRVPQRMPSSGRYPKNGSPVP, encoded by the exons ATGTACCGAAAATTGGTGGCGGTGTACGAAGGGGAGAGGGTGCTCGGTGAGGCGGAGTTGCACCCACCAGATGTCGTTTTGGGGAACGAGCTTAGGGAAATTCGGATATCACACTATTCACCACCCAGTGAGAGGTGTCCGCCGCTTGCCGTGCTTCACACCATAAACGCCACCGGAATATGCTTCAAACTGGAATCTACGGCCAAGAATCAGGACTCGCCGCTTTCTCTTTTGCATGCTACCTGTCTCAGAGATAACAAG ACTGCTGTGGCATCCGTTGGAGGAGGGGAGATTCAATTAGTTGCCATGCATTCTAGGAAGTGTGAAGGGCAATACCCGTGCTTCTGGGGGTTTAATGTGGCATCAAGCCTGTACAATTCCTGCCTTGTCATGCTGAATCTCAGATGTCTTGGCATTGTATTTGATCTTGATGAAACACTCATAGTTGCCAACACAATGCGCTCATTTGAGGATAGGATAGAAGCATTGCAGCGGAAAATAAATTCTGAGTCTGATCCACAGCGTGTTGCTGGCATGTTAGCGGAGGTTAAACGTTATCAGGATGATAAAAGCGTTTTGAAGCAATATGCAGAAAGTGATCAGGTTATTGACAATGGAAAGGTTGTCAAGTCGCAGTCTGAGGTGGTTCCAGCGTTGTCAGAGACTCATCAACCTATTGTTCGCCCACTTATACGACTTCAGGatagaaatattattcttaCTCGCATTAATCCACTG ATACGTGATACAAGTGTTCTTGTGAGGTTAAGACCTGCATGGGAGGATCTCAGAAGTTACTTGACTGCTAGAGGTCGAAAGCGCTTTGAAGTTTTTGTTTGCACAATGGCTGAAAGAGATTATGCTTTAGAAATGTGGAGACTTCTTGACCCtgaatcaaatttgataaactCGAGGGAGCTTTTGGACCGCATTGTGTGTGTCAAGTCTG GCTTAAGGAAATCACTTTTCAACGTTTTCCAAGCTGGAAATTGCCATCCTAAGATGGCATTAGTCATTGATGATCGCTTAAAAGTATGGGATGAGAAAGATCAACCACGAGTCCATGTTGTCCCTGCATTTGCTCCGTATTATGCTCCTCAAGCTGAA GCCAATAACACTGTCCCTGTGCTCTGTGTTGCAAGAAATGTAGCCTGCAATGTCAGAGGTGGTTTCTTTAA AGAATTTGATGATGGTTTGCTGCCACGAATTTCTGGAGTTGCATATGAAGATGATATGAGGGATGTGCCTTCTTCACCTGATGTCAGTAACTACTTGATTTCAGAG GATGATCCTTCAGCTTCCAGCGGAAACAAAGATTCCCTTGGTTTTGATGGGATGGCAGATGCTGAAGTGGAAAGGAGACTAAAG GAGGCAACATCTGCATCTTCAACCGTTCCTCTGCCAATTCCTAATTTAGATCCAAGAATCACCCCAGCGCTCCATTATGCAGTaccatcttcttcttttacAGTTCCACCACAAACAATACACGGCTCAGCAATGTCTTTTCCTGGTCAGCAATTATCTCAAGTGACCACACTTCTCAAACCACCATTAGCTCAGCTTGGACAGGCAGAAACGACCTTGCAAAGTTCTCCTGCAAGGGAAGAGGGTGAAGTGCCAGAATCAGAATTAGATCCCGATACAAGAAGGAGATTGCTGATTTTGCAACACGGTCAAGACATGAGGGAACACCCCCCTTCTGAATCTCAGTTTCCTGCTCGGCCCTCCATGCAAGTGTCTGTACCAAGAGTGCAGCCACGTGGTTGGTTTCCAGTAGAAGAAGAGATGAGCCCGAGGCAACTTAACCAGGTGCCACCACCCAATGCAGAATCTATTCCTATTGACAAAAATCGGGCCCGTCATCCACCTTTTCTTCACAAAGTGGAGCCTCCTATCCCTCCAGGTAGAGTTCTTGAAAACCAGAGGACACAGAAGGAG GCACTTCCAAGAGGAGATCAATTAAGGTTAAATCAATCACTGCCtgattttcattctttttcag GTGAAGATGGTTCTGTAAATGAGCCATCTTCAGCAAACAAAGATCTTGATCTTGAAGCTGGTCAAATCGATCCCTATACTGAGACATGTACTGGAGCACTGCAGGATATTGCATTTAAGTGTGGGGCAAAG GTGGAGTTCAAGCAAGCTCTAGTATCGAGCACAGAACTGCAGTTCTTTGTAGAG GTTTTGTTTGCAGGCGAGAGAATCGGTGAAGGAGTTGGTAGAACAAGAAGGGAAGCGCAGCGTCAGGCTGCTGAAGGATCTCTTTTGTGTTTAGCTG ATAAATACTTATCGCAGCTTAGGCCTGATTCCAGCCATGTAACTGGGGATGGGAGTAGGTTTGCTAATCAAAAAGATAATGGTGTCCTCAGTGATACCAGTTCTTTCGGACATCAGTCAATGCTCAAGGAGGGGGCTGTACCCTTTTCAGCAGCACCAACACCAAGGATTCTAGATCCACGGATTGAGGCCTCCAAGAAGCCAATGGGTTCCATTTCTGCTCTTAAAGAGTTA TGCATGACGGAGGGCCTTGGTGTAGCATTCCAAACTCAACCTCAGTTTTCAGCTAATCCGGGTCAGAAAAATGAAGTCTATGCTCAG GTTGAAATTAATGGGCAGGTATTGGGCAAGGGAATTGGGCTAACATGGGATGAAGCTAAATCGGAG GCTGCTGAAAAGGCTCTTGGAGCCTTGAAATCCATGCTCGGTCAGTTTCCTTACAGGCATCAGGGTTCTCCAAG ATCTGCGCAGGGTATGCCAAACAAAAGGGTAAAACAAGAGTTCTCTCGAGTTCCTCAGCGAATGCCGTCATCTGGCAGATATCCAAAGAATGGATCTCCTGTACCATAA